The window TCATTGCATTTTGGAATTGACGAACAACAAAATCTAATTCAAAAATATTATCGTCCTGTGCTTCCATTAAAATCATTCCAAGGTTTGCTCCCACACTGAAGTTTTTACCTTGGTTACCTATAACAAGTCCCTTGAAGTTCTTTTCTACTTCATCAACAGCAAAGCTAATCATTTGAAGGATATCTAGCCCAATTGAGTTAGATTTCGAATGGAATTCAAGCAATGCAACTCCATCACCCAAATCGATTAAACTTGAACCAGAATTAGATTTAATCACACCATGTTTTTTCTTATATCTTTTTAGGTCAATTACCTTTTCACTTACAGAAACTAGTGAATAATCAGTTCCATTGAAGTAGTATTGATCTCCATTTTCTTCTTTATAGAAAGATTGGAACCCTTTATCAAGCAATGATTGGACAAACTTTGGAATTTCAAGACCTTCAGCCGCCATCTTTTCAACTGATTCCTTCACTCCGATTGCATCCCATATTTCAAATGGACCTTGTTGCCAGCCGAAGCCCCACTTCATCCCTTGGTCAATAGCAACAATATCATCCGCAATTTCCCCATGAAGCTTTGCAGAATAGATTAATGTTGGACTTAAAATGCTCCAAAGTAATTCACCAGTTCTATCTTTTGCATAAGTTAATGTTTTCACTTTTGCAGTAAGGCCTTTTTGTTGCTTAGCCATTTCCATTGAAGGCGTTTTCAATTTTTTCATTGTTTCATATTCAAGGGTTTCAGGATTTAATTCTTTAATTTCTTTTCCTTCTTTTAAGAAGAACCCTTGCCCTGTTTTAGCTCCAAGCCATTTGCTTTCCAGCATTTTTTGCAAAAATGCAGGTATTTCAAATACTTTTTGTTCCTCACCAGTTGTTTGGTCAAATACGTTTTTTGCAACATGTGCGAATGTATCCAAACCAACTACGTCCAATGTACGGAATGTCGCTGACTTGGGACGACCGATTAGTGGTCCAGTAACAGAATCTACCTCTCCAACCGAATACCCTCTTGCTTGCATTTCACGTAATGTTACAAGCAATCCGTATGTCCCGATGCGGTTTGCTATGAAATTTGGAGTATCTTTTGCAAGTACCACACCTTTTCCTAACACATCTTCCCCAAATTGCTTCATGAATTCTACAACTTCTGTATCCGTGGTTTTAGCTGGGATTACTTCTAATAGCTTCAAATAACGTGGAGGATTGAAAAAATGCGTTCCTAAGAAATGCTTTCCAAAGTCCTCCGAACGTCCTTCCACCATTGCATTAATACTAATTCCAGATGTATTAGAGCTAATGATTGTTCCTGCCTTACGGACTGAATCTATTTTTTCATATAAGCTTTTTTTAACTTCTAAGTTTTCAACTACTACTTCGATAATCCAGTCTACGTCCTTCAGTTTTTCAAGATCGTCCTCTAAGTTTCCAGCAGTTATTAGCTGCAGGTTTTTCTTAGCAGTAAGTGGCGCTGGTTTTTGCTTCAACAATTTTTGAATAGCTGTCCCCGCAAATTTACTTCTAACTGCTGGATGTTCTATTGTTAACCCCTTTGCTTCCTCATCTTTACTAACTTCTTTAGGTACGATATCTAATAATAATGTTGGAATACCAATATTCGCTAAGTGAGCAGCAATTCCTGAACCCATTACTCCAGAACCCAAAACAGCTGCCTTTTTAATTTGATACGTCACGTGCACTGCCTCCCCTTTATCTTGAATGAATACTCATTCATTTTAATTGCAAAAAAAATAGAAGCAACCTCTATGTCTATTAGTTTAGAACAATATTTAAATTTTCGCAATAATAAAATGAATAAATAATTCTTTTTTCTTTCTCCAAAATAAGAAACAGTGTAAACTGTAAACAAAGTCATAGGAGGTAAATAAAACATGCAAAAAATTACAACTACTGAACAATTCAATGAGATTATTTCTAAAGACAAAGAGGTATTAGTGAAATTTGAAGCTGGCTGGTGTCCTGATTGCCGTCGTATGGAAATGTTCATTGATCCAATAATTGAAAAGTATAACCAGTATACTTGGTATGAAGTCAATCGGGACGAGCTGCCTGAAGTTGCCGAAAAATATGAAGTAATGGGTATCCCAAGTCTTCTTATTTACCAAAACGGCGAGAAAAAAGCTCATCTTCATAGTGCAAATGCAAAATCTCCTGAGCAGGTAACAGAATTTTTAGATGCCCAAGATAAGTAAGAAAGAATCAATAACATATTGTATCTCTACGTTATACTGCGACGAGCTTCGCGAAGGAGCAGGGTTACTGAATTCTTAGATGCAAAGAACAAGAAAGGCTGTTTCTTATAGAAGCAGCCTTTCATTTTAGTATCGCAGTCAAATAGTTGTATACGGTATAATAAGAAAAAACAGAGGTGCTGATTTTTATGTCACAAGAACAAGAAATAATTGAACTAAAAGAAAAACTCGCTTATTACGAAAGAATTATTAAAACAGTTTCTACTCCAATTATTCCATCTATCGTTCCTAAGACCATTTTAATCCCTATTGCTGGCTATATGTTTAGAGAGCGCTTTGAAAATATTCAAACTAAAACACTCCACTATATCGGAGAGCACAAAGAAATCGAACATGCGGTATTTGACTTTACTGGGGTTAATGTAGAAGACGTAGAAGCATTCGACTACAATGAACTCGCCATGTCTATTACCAGTTTGAATAGCTCTCTTAAATTAATGGGAATTCGTCCAATTTATGTTGGGTTCAATCCTCGATTTATCCGCGAAATTGTTCATGCTAGTATACAAGTGGATATTGAGACATATAAAAGCTTCCGTGAGGCATTGAATATGCTTTTAGTTAAATCGGATCAAAATATTAAATAAAATTAAGAAAATGCAATATTAGAATTTCATGTAAATACATCCATTACCTATATGCGACTCGTTGGACAGTGGCATTGGAGGCTGGTCATGACCAAAGTTGCGACCAGTTTTTCAGTTTTTAGCCCACTATACACTTCACATTTCCTAAAGTGCACTGCATTTGAAGCATTATAATTCAAAAGTGTTATTAAACAAGACTATGGATTAAAAAGATGTAAAGCAAATTGGTCCACTTTTAGGCTTAAACCACTCATCTAATAACTTTGGTTCAATATTAGAGACATTCGCTTGCCCAGTATTATGCAAAGATTCTAGCGATACACAGCCCATCCACCAAGAGCTCAAATAATGAATTCCAATTGTTAAGTTCACCGGTTCTTCAGCCTTTTCTAGTTTTTGAATTTTCCACAGTTCCCCTTCGTACTGTAATTCATATATCCCCGACTGCTCCTGTAAAAATGTATCCACTAATTCGATTAATATCCTTGTATCTTTTTCAGGTCTGCCAAGTCCAGTAAAATTAGTACTTGTAACGAATGTTTCCACTTTTGTAATTCGATACATCATACCAGTTCCTGTGGTCGCCACTTCATGATAAACACTAGGAATTAAATGATTGGAATCATTTAACGGGTTAGAAAGATTGTACATAAATGATTGATCATTTGTACGGAAAATAATTCGGTCCACCTGGTCTTGCTGTGAGCTTAGCCAAGCAGTAAGTTGTTTATATGCAGTTGGTGTGCTCCATATCCATTCATGTACTTCCAAATGTTGATGTAAAAAATGGCTATCCTTCACCGGTTCTAACGTGAAAGCTAATGCACCTATCAGATTATTTTCATCCTCTACTCCAACATAATACGTTTTTTTCGTTTTAATATATTGCTTTTCCTTCCATGTTCTTTTCATCATTCCATGATTGTTTTGGGCATATTCATTATATAGAGAAACAATTGCGTCTTCATCCGCTGGAGCTAAAAATTTCACTTTGCTTTTATCTCCATCCGTCAGTAATGTTCCCGGCTTAAATTTAAATTCATATCGAAGTGGTCCGTTCCCATAGCCCATTTTACGATAAAAACTGGGATTGAATGGATGCAAAGCTACAAGCGCAGCATTTTCCTGCCTTGCATATGCATGAAAATAAGATAGTATTTGAAATGCCACTTTTTCTTTTTTATGTAATAGGTGGACAGCTACTAGTCCAATACCAAGAATACGTTGAAATTTCCCGTTAATATTGCACTCAAAATCATTTATTCTAAATATTCCTACAAGATCCTCTTGCTCATTAAAGCAACCAAAAAATTGTAATCCATTGTCTTCTTTTTGTTCTATTATAAGACGTTCCGCGAACTCCTTTGTCTTTTCAACTGATTGGATAAGCATACCTGGGTATGCCATTGCCGCTATATTAGCCGCTTGCTCCATATCTTCTTTCTGTAGTAACCGAATAATCATACTAATTCCCCCTTATTATATGATTGTGTTAAATTGTATTATAGAATAGTTAAACTATTTTGAGAATAATAATATTCTTCACGGAAAATAAAAAATTTTTTCCCGTAGCTAACAGGAAAAAATCTCTATACCTCGGAGGTCAAATTATGAAAGTCCAATTACCAATTAAAGGTCATTCTCAATATGATTCTTCAATTCAGGCAAGCTATCAAGCATCTGCTTGTGGACCAGTTACAGCTTTTGTCTTGTTAAATTATTTGTTACCTAATGCAAGTCCATTTCATCCTAATGATTTATATAAAAAATTAGGTGGAACTCGCATTGGGTTATTTACCTATCGATTTATTCGAAACTTGCGTAAGTTGCTAGGACCAAATTGGGAAGTAAACAAATGTACATTGCAAATAGCATTAAAAGAATTGAATAATGGAAGACCTGTCGCATTAAAGTTTGATAAATACTTTTCGCTACAGTGGAATAAAAAATGTAATTTTTCCTATCATTGGGTTCCACTTATTGGCTATGAATTAGTTGATGGTGAAGTGGTGTTAATCATCCATGACAATGGAGGTAGAAATCGTCCCAGTCAAATTAGAAAAGTTCGCTATTCAGATAATGCATCCATTCTCACTTTCGTTCAAATTACTCCTATAGACAAATAACTATTTTTGAAGCTGTCTAGCCAAAATAGTATAACCGTGCTCATGTAAAAAATCATGTTTCGTCGACGGGATATCTTTTATTTGTAAATGATCCAGCTCTGCTCCTATCGGGACATCTCTTCGAATCGTAGCTAACTCTTTGGAAAGTTTCAGCATCTCCATATCCGTCTCGATTTTTGTTCGTTGACCTGCCTTCAAAAGTGGCAATGCCTCTAAGACTTTATCGACTGTTCCATAGGTTTGGACAAGTTGTAGCGCTGTTTTCGGACCGATTCCCTTCACTCCTGCATAGCCATCACTAGAATCTCCCATAAATGCCTTCACATCTGGGAAAAGCAAAGGAGAAATGCCGTATTCTTCAAGGAAACGAGCTTCATTGTATACATCATAAATGGTAAAACCTTTTTTCGTGAACGCAATTTCTGTGGATGGCTCGAGTAATTGCAGAAGATCCTTATCTCCACTAACTATAGTAAACCTCGCGTCCTCCTTCCATTTATGTGTAATTGAAGCAATTGTATCATCCGCTTCCATTCCGGCTATTCCAAAGTTCATCCACCCCAAGTGCTCAGATAACTCCTGAGCCATATCAAACTGGGGGATAAGCTCTTCGGCTGGCTTAGGGCGATTTGCTTTATAACCATCGTAAAGCTCATTTCTAAATGTAAGCATACCTTTATCCCAGCAAATAGCCATGTGAGTAGGCTGCATCAAATTTTGTGCCGCCAATACATGCCGAGCAAAACCTTGCACCGCATTTGTCGGAATTCCTTTGTCATTTTTAAAATAATTCCCGGACATTGCAGTTGCAAAAAACGATCTAAATAATAATGCCATTCCATCTATTACTAATACATGTGGTTTTTCCTGAGTCATTTTAAACACCCTTTTTTTAAAGTTTACTTATTATAACACGAGTAGATTCAATCTATTAAACAGTGGGTATATATATTGAAACTAATAGAATGGAGTATGAAAGATGAAAATACATAATGGATCCCTTTATTGGCCTACTACTACAAAGCCATTCATACCAAAAACTACTTATGAAAAACTAGATATATATGATGTTGTAATAGTTGGCTCTGGAATGTCTGGATCACTTACTGCACTTGCATTAGCAGAAAGTGGTCTTAAGATAGCAATATTAGACAAGCGTGAGATGGCAACAGGGAGCTCCAGCGCAAATACTGGCCTTTTACAATACTCTAATGATATTATGCTGCACCAACTAATCGGCCAAATCGGGGAAAAAGATGCTGTTCGCTTTTACCAGCTCTGTTATGAAGCAATGGATGATCTAGAGAATATAGCAAAGAGCCTACCAATAGAAGTAGACTTCATTAGAAGACCAAGTATATGTTATGCGAGCGACGAAAACGACGTAGAAATGATAAAAGCTGAATATGATACATTAAAAAAATATGGGTTTCCTTGTGACTATTGGGGACGAAATGAGATGGCTGAAAAAATGCCTTTTTCCAAGCATGGTGCCTTAGTGACATTTGGTGATGCGGAGATTAATCCATTGAAGTTTGTGCATGGAGTCCTAACTAAACTAGAAGAGTTAGGTGTACATTTATTTCCTTATACGGAAGTATTGGATGTATTTGAGGATAACGATTCTTTAAATATACGTACCTCCGGTCAATCTTTTTACGCCAAACATATCGTCTACACAACTGGCTATGAAACTACTCCTGTAGGTAGGAGAATTGGAGCCGATATTAATCGTTCCTATGCATTTGTTAGCAATCCAATCCCAGAATTTAGTGATTGGTATGAACAAGCATTAATTTGGGAAACAAAGCGACCTTATTTATACATTCGCTCAACAGTTGAAGGAAGAATAGTTGTTGGTGGATTAGACGAGGATAAACCAGAAGCACCCGACTCTGACGAAATCATTCAGAAACGAGCGGAAAATTTATTACACCAGTCTAGAGAACTATTTCCTAATTATGATATTCAAATAGATTATGCATATGCTGCTAGTTTTGGAGAGTCGGTAGATAATATACCATTTATAGGGCAACATCCTAGTAAACAAAACCAATTCTATTTACTTGGTTATGGGGGCAATGGAACTGTATATAGTATGATAGGCTCTCATATTTTAAAAGATTTAATAGTAGGAAATCGAAACGAAGATGCCGAGCTTGTGCAACTTGATCGGAAATATGGTATAGCATAACAATAAAAGTGCTTGAAAGATAAGCTAGATTGTATTTATTAGACAGAGCTTAGGATAGATTTTTTAATAATATTACCAGTAATAAGCATCAAGTAGGAAAGTTTGTAGAGGATCATTTCTTATGTATGACCCTCTATTCTTCTTGATTGTCTGTCTACTTGGGAATTTAAAAAGTGTTAGAACTTGAACATTCCGGTTATAGACATTAGAAAATCACAATAAACGGGAAATAGTAACTATTCGTTACTATTTTTGACGTAATAATTTTTAAAACGTCGGTAACATCTCGCATATGCATACTTTGAAAGTTATACTTGTTCTTTAGATAGTCGACATGCTTTAAGATTTCTTCTAAAAATTGGAGGTTTTCCTTTGTATCTCTCCCAAAATTATGCGGATGCCACCATAAATGATAGAGTTCATTTTTCTTTGCGGCCCTAGTTAATCCCTTTTTAATTCGGCGGAGACGAAGCTGTTCTAACATGGACAATCTACTATTATAAGGTCTCAAAAAGCGACTAGAAGGTATATTGACAATGGGTTCTGCTTCGATATTCTTTAAACAATACGTGTGATTGCCAGATATATTTACATACGCATCTATTAGACGACACAATCGTTTCAGCCATGAATTTTTTTCACTTGTATGAGCTTTATACATCCAGGTTTTTTCATTTCCTCGGTACGCCTTTACTCCAAGCTCTTTACATAGATGTAAATAATCTGGATTTACTTGGTTCCTTGGAAAAACCAAAGATGCCGTTTTTCCCAACGAAGAAACAGCCTTCAAATCCTTCTTAAAATGCTCCTTATCTTGCCCATTTTCTAAGCAATAAAAATGAGAAAAGGTATGTGTTCCAATCTCTTGATTGGATGTTTCTCGTATCATTTCGATTAGTGACATTCCGAAATGATAAGGATCCACCGTTTCATTCGCCCCTACTTTGGAAAGATTCATTATTGGACTAAATGCAGTATTTTCATAAGGTATATCCATCGTGTTAAAATATGATAATAGCTCCTGTTTATCCTTGCAATACAGCATACCAACAATTGCCCATGTCGCATGAATATCATATTTTAAAAACAATTGGAGTATTTGAGGAATAGCTACTCGAGCACCGAGAATATTGGCTCCATATTCTTCTATTGTATAAACATCATGTACTCCCCAATTAAGCTCAAAGTCTAATGATATAATAAGAGCCCCCAACTCCTCATCCTTTCCTCAGTTTAATCGTTCTCCCCCAAAGAACTAATTTCCCTATTAGGGAGCTTGCTTCATAACCTGAATAGACTTCAGTAATTTCACCGCCGAACTCCATTTTGAAACTGCTAATATTATCATTTGATGTTAAACCACCCATGTCGTATACCAAATTCCTTCTACCCTTAAAATACAGAATATTTTTCCAAAGTAAATAACGGCTAGCGATACTTAACATTCTTTTATCCGTTGAGTCATTCTTTAATCTAAAGTGAGATGCAGAGTACAAAGAAAAGGCAGTCTCCTTATCTGTAATATAAACTTGATAGCCAAGGATTTCATTACTACTCCCATTTACTATTCTGGTAATTATCAAATTATTCGATTCAATTAATAACTCCATTGTTTTTACGTGGAATGCACCACATTTAAACGTATTGGTGTATTTCGCAAATTCATTGTAAAAGTTTTGAAATTCTCTTATATTAGCAATGGTCGGCTGGTCTATTACTTCTATTTGAAAATCAAACTTAGTTGCCTGTCGAATTTGTTTTCTAGTTGTACGATGAAGGTCTTTTAATAATTGTTCTTCGCTTTTAGTTAAATCAATAAGTAGCGTAGTTTGTTTTATCAATTGGTTAACTGGTCGATAGGCATGAGAAAAACCAATAAGGTGCGCAGATGGTAATGGTGTTTCCCCAGTTTTTAAAAAGTAGCAATTTACTAATGTCAAATTTAATAGTTTTCGCTTTACTAGGATTATTGTGGCACCTTCTTTTCTTTTAATATTCTTCTCTACTAATTTTTGATTTTCCGAGGACTCTAGTAAAAGTTACTTTATCAGTCCATTGAAACCCAAGTTGG is drawn from Psychrobacillus sp. INOP01 and contains these coding sequences:
- a CDS encoding STAS domain-containing protein, with the protein product MSQEQEIIELKEKLAYYERIIKTVSTPIIPSIVPKTILIPIAGYMFRERFENIQTKTLHYIGEHKEIEHAVFDFTGVNVEDVEAFDYNELAMSITSLNSSLKLMGIRPIYVGFNPRFIREIVHASIQVDIETYKSFREALNMLLVKSDQNIK
- a CDS encoding FAD-binding oxidoreductase; the protein is MKIHNGSLYWPTTTKPFIPKTTYEKLDIYDVVIVGSGMSGSLTALALAESGLKIAILDKREMATGSSSANTGLLQYSNDIMLHQLIGQIGEKDAVRFYQLCYEAMDDLENIAKSLPIEVDFIRRPSICYASDENDVEMIKAEYDTLKKYGFPCDYWGRNEMAEKMPFSKHGALVTFGDAEINPLKFVHGVLTKLEELGVHLFPYTEVLDVFEDNDSLNIRTSGQSFYAKHIVYTTGYETTPVGRRIGADINRSYAFVSNPIPEFSDWYEQALIWETKRPYLYIRSTVEGRIVVGGLDEDKPEAPDSDEIIQKRAENLLHQSRELFPNYDIQIDYAYAASFGESVDNIPFIGQHPSKQNQFYLLGYGGNGTVYSMIGSHILKDLIVGNRNEDAELVQLDRKYGIA
- the eis gene encoding enhanced intracellular survival protein Eis, with protein sequence MIIRLLQKEDMEQAANIAAMAYPGMLIQSVEKTKEFAERLIIEQKEDNGLQFFGCFNEQEDLVGIFRINDFECNINGKFQRILGIGLVAVHLLHKKEKVAFQILSYFHAYARQENAALVALHPFNPSFYRKMGYGNGPLRYEFKFKPGTLLTDGDKSKVKFLAPADEDAIVSLYNEYAQNNHGMMKRTWKEKQYIKTKKTYYVGVEDENNLIGALAFTLEPVKDSHFLHQHLEVHEWIWSTPTAYKQLTAWLSSQQDQVDRIIFRTNDQSFMYNLSNPLNDSNHLIPSVYHEVATTGTGMMYRITKVETFVTSTNFTGLGRPEKDTRILIELVDTFLQEQSGIYELQYEGELWKIQKLEKAEEPVNLTIGIHYLSSWWMGCVSLESLHNTGQANVSNIEPKLLDEWFKPKSGPICFTSF
- a CDS encoding 5'-3' exonuclease — its product is MTQEKPHVLVIDGMALLFRSFFATAMSGNYFKNDKGIPTNAVQGFARHVLAAQNLMQPTHMAICWDKGMLTFRNELYDGYKANRPKPAEELIPQFDMAQELSEHLGWMNFGIAGMEADDTIASITHKWKEDARFTIVSGDKDLLQLLEPSTEIAFTKKGFTIYDVYNEARFLEEYGISPLLFPDVKAFMGDSSDGYAGVKGIGPKTALQLVQTYGTVDKVLEALPLLKAGQRTKIETDMEMLKLSKELATIRRDVPIGAELDHLQIKDIPSTKHDFLHEHGYTILARQLQK
- a CDS encoding polysaccharide deacetylase family protein produces the protein MGALIISLDFELNWGVHDVYTIEEYGANILGARVAIPQILQLFLKYDIHATWAIVGMLYCKDKQELLSYFNTMDIPYENTAFSPIMNLSKVGANETVDPYHFGMSLIEMIRETSNQEIGTHTFSHFYCLENGQDKEHFKKDLKAVSSLGKTASLVFPRNQVNPDYLHLCKELGVKAYRGNEKTWMYKAHTSEKNSWLKRLCRLIDAYVNISGNHTYCLKNIEAEPIVNIPSSRFLRPYNSRLSMLEQLRLRRIKKGLTRAAKKNELYHLWWHPHNFGRDTKENLQFLEEILKHVDYLKNKYNFQSMHMRDVTDVLKIITSKIVTNSYYFPFIVIF
- a CDS encoding 3-hydroxyacyl-CoA dehydrogenase/enoyl-CoA hydratase family protein, producing MGSGIAAHLANIGIPTLLLDIVPKEVSKDEEAKGLTIEHPAVRSKFAGTAIQKLLKQKPAPLTAKKNLQLITAGNLEDDLEKLKDVDWIIEVVVENLEVKKSLYEKIDSVRKAGTIISSNTSGISINAMVEGRSEDFGKHFLGTHFFNPPRYLKLLEVIPAKTTDTEVVEFMKQFGEDVLGKGVVLAKDTPNFIANRIGTYGLLVTLREMQARGYSVGEVDSVTGPLIGRPKSATFRTLDVVGLDTFAHVAKNVFDQTTGEEQKVFEIPAFLQKMLESKWLGAKTGQGFFLKEGKEIKELNPETLEYETMKKLKTPSMEMAKQQKGLTAKVKTLTYAKDRTGELLWSILSPTLIYSAKLHGEIADDIVAIDQGMKWGFGWQQGPFEIWDAIGVKESVEKMAAEGLEIPKFVQSLLDKGFQSFYKEENGDQYYFNGTDYSLVSVSEKVIDLKRYKKKHGVIKSNSGSSLIDLGDGVALLEFHSKSNSIGLDILQMISFAVDEVEKNFKGLVIGNQGKNFSVGANLGMILMEAQDDNIFELDFVVRQFQNAMMKIKYSSKPVVVAPFGMTLGGGAETCLPAAHIQASSETYMGLVEAGVGLIPGGGGNKELYIKHLKGLPNGVEIDYLTVAGKVFETIAMAKVSTSGEEARENNFLNFADGISVNPDHLIYDAKQVVLALAEAGYKAPIREKVPVSGSPGYAALILGAEGMLLSGFISEHDLKIAKKLAYVIAGGEVPYGTLVDEQYLLNLEREAFLSLVADPKSQARMQHMLVKGKPLRN
- a CDS encoding C39 family peptidase; the protein is MKVQLPIKGHSQYDSSIQASYQASACGPVTAFVLLNYLLPNASPFHPNDLYKKLGGTRIGLFTYRFIRNLRKLLGPNWEVNKCTLQIALKELNNGRPVALKFDKYFSLQWNKKCNFSYHWVPLIGYELVDGEVVLIIHDNGGRNRPSQIRKVRYSDNASILTFVQITPIDK
- a CDS encoding thioredoxin family protein, with the translated sequence MQKITTTEQFNEIISKDKEVLVKFEAGWCPDCRRMEMFIDPIIEKYNQYTWYEVNRDELPEVAEKYEVMGIPSLLIYQNGEKKAHLHSANAKSPEQVTEFLDAQDK